The Pempheris klunzingeri isolate RE-2024b chromosome 1, fPemKlu1.hap1, whole genome shotgun sequence genome includes a region encoding these proteins:
- the prrg4 gene encoding transmembrane gamma-carboxyglutamic acid protein 4 — translation MAMLFHLFILLHLLSCGDLACTRRLLSKEDASQGQQVFVDEGDANSFLGRHLLFNRFDFEIFVPGNLERECYEEVCNYEEAREVFENIPATDVFWKEYTSDKDKRPSRVDVTSLLVGVIAAGVAVVVFGLLVWYFCQGKCKDDFSRAGSMRARPRRTNASLIMRRLDEVSLPVLPPPPPPMEEIDPPGLPSYEQAIAKSGQHDAPPPPYPGSRPGTIRR, via the exons ATGGCCATGTTGTTTCATCTGTTCATACTCCTTCACCTCCTGTCATGCGGAGATCTGGCCTGTACGAGGAGGTTACTCTCCAAAGAGGACGCGTCACAAGGCCAACAAG TCTTTGTAGATGAAGGGGACGCAAATTCGTTCCTGGGTCGCCATCTGCTGTTCAACCGATTTGACTTTGAGATTTTCGTTCCTGGAAATCTGGAAAGGGAGTGTTATGAAGAGGTCTGCAACTACGAGGAGGCGAGGGAGGTGTTTGAGAACATCCCGGCTACA gaCGTTTTTTGGAAGGAATACACTTCAG ATAAGGACAAGCGGCCCTCACGAGTTGATGTGACATCTCTTCTGGTGGGAGTCATCGCTGCTGGAGTGGCCGTCGTTGTTTTTGGTCTCCTGGTGTGGTATTTCTGTCAAGGCAAATGCAAGGACGACTTCAGCCGTGCAGG CTCCATGCGGGCGAGACCGAGGAGGACTAATGCTTCTCTGATAATGCGGCGACTAGACGAGGTGTCCTTACCCGTGCttccaccacccccaccccctatGGAGGAAATAGACCCCCCTGGGCTGCCTTCCTATGAGCAGGCGATCGCTAAAAGTGGACAGCACGACGCCCCACCTCCTCCCTATCCTGG ctCACGACCTGGAACTATTCGGCGGTAG